The Bacillota bacterium genome contains the following window.
GGAAGAAAGTTACAACTAAGAATGTCGCAAGAATCGGTAAACACTCGGAACTGCTTAAGATCACTGATGATCCTCTTGCTTACGCAAAAGAACAGGTTAAAAAGTACAATGAGGAAGTAAAGAAAAATAACAAGGTTGGTATGGAGATACATCTTGATTTCGCCCAAAAAATCAGATCAACAGATGAGGCTGCTTCTGCCAGTACATTGAAAAATATTGGTTATCTATATTTGCAAAGGCTTTACTATCAACTTGAAATTGATAAATTTTTCAATAATATAACAAAAAACAGAAAAATCACCTTCAATCCTGACCTTGTCAACAGGTTTATAACCTATTCAAGGATTCTTGATCCTGATTCAAAACTCGGAAGCTATGAAAAGCTGAATACCTTCTATGAAGAGCCTGTATTTGATTATCAGCATATCATGAGAACAATGGATCTGATGTATGAACACTACAACGAATACATCGAACACCTGTTTAAGGCAAGTGGAAAGATTCATAAACGCAATACTGCCGTCTGTTATTATGATTGTACCAATTTCTATTGTGAAACGGAAAGCCAGGATCCAGACTATGTAGACGAGGTTACCGGGGAAGTCTTTACAGGACTTCGTCAATATGGTTTTCCCAAAGACCATAAACCTAACCCTATTGTTGAATTGGGATTATTTATGGACACTAACGGTATTCCGATTTCCATGTGCATAGCACCCGGTAACACAAATGAGCAGACAACTGCCATTCCACTTGAAAAAGAGCTTATCAAAATGTTCGGAGACGAGAGGCGAAAATTCATATATTGTGCTGATGCAGGTCTGAGTTCCTACCACATAAGAAACTTTAACTCCATGGGAGGCAGAGCCTTTGTTGTTACGCAGTCAGTTAAAAAATTATCCGATGCCCTGAAGGAGGCTGTATTTAATGATTGCGATTACAGACTTCTTTCTGATGATTCCCCTGTAAGCATTGAGATGCTGAAAACCTTCGACAAAAAAGATGAAAAGAACCGATTTCTATACGAAGACAAGGCTTATAAAATCATTGAAGCAAACACTTTGCTTGATGTAGGAATTTATGAAGATAAAATTCTTAATAACGGAAAAACAAAAAAGGTAAAATCAAAGGCCACCCTAAAGCAGCACGTCATCGTTACATTTTCAAGAAAAAGCATGGAATATCAACGTTTTATCAGAAATCGTCAAATTGAAAGAGCAAAGAAGATTCTTGAGAAAATAGATCCTGAAGAATACAAAAAGGGACCTAATGATGTTACCCGGTTCATCAAGAAAGTGGGACATTCAAAAGATAAATATGAGTTGGATCTTGAAAAAATCAGAGAGGAAGAAAAGTACGACGGTTTTTATGCTGTTGCTACAAATCTGGATGATAATGTGAAGAACATACTCGCCATCAATGATCAACGCTACAAGATTGAAGATTGCTTCAGAATACTCAAGACAGATTTTTCATCAAGGCCATATT
Protein-coding sequences here:
- a CDS encoding IS1634 family transposase — encoded protein: MKLNYDKKSKDPTYFVQIGIRNGKKVTTKNVARIGKHSELLKITDDPLAYAKEQVKKYNEEVKKNNKVGMEIHLDFAQKIRSTDEAASASTLKNIGYLYLQRLYYQLEIDKFFNNITKNRKITFNPDLVNRFITYSRILDPDSKLGSYEKLNTFYEEPVFDYQHIMRTMDLMYEHYNEYIEHLFKASGKIHKRNTAVCYYDCTNFYCETESQDPDYVDEVTGEVFTGLRQYGFPKDHKPNPIVELGLFMDTNGIPISMCIAPGNTNEQTTAIPLEKELIKMFGDERRKFIYCADAGLSSYHIRNFNSMGGRAFVVTQSVKKLSDALKEAVFNDCDYRLLSDDSPVSIEMLKTFDKKDEKNRFLYEDKAYKIIEANTLLDVGIYEDKILNNGKTKKVKSKATLKQHVIVTFSRKSMEYQRFIRNRQIERAKKILEKIDPEEYKKGPNDVTRFIKKVGHSKDKYELDLEKIREEEKYDGFYAVATNLDDNVKNILAINDQRYKIEDCFRILKTDFSSRPYFHHIRERIIAHFMICYTALLIFRLLEVKLNRFDKNTHFTTRNIIETLQNMQVANISDLCYSSQYTGSKTLSALEGVFTLGLDKQYYLPRELNKKCRKNFIGNNLIQHS